The following are encoded together in the Bos javanicus breed banteng chromosome X, ARS-OSU_banteng_1.0, whole genome shotgun sequence genome:
- the STK26 gene encoding serine/threonine-protein kinase 26: MAHSPVAVQVPGMQNNIADPEELFTKLERIGKGSFGEVFKGIDNRSQQVVAIKIIDLEEAEDEIEDIQQEITVLSQCDSSYVTKYYGSYLKGSKLWIIMEYLGGGSALDLLRAGPFDEFQIATMLKEILKGLDYLHSEKKIHRDIKAANVLLSEQGDVKLADFGVAGQLTDTQIKRNTFVGTPFWMAPEVIQQSAYDSKADIWSLGITAIELAKGEPPNSDMHPMRVLFLIPKNNPPTLVGDFTKSFKEFIDACLNKDPSFRPTAKELLKHKFIVKNSKKTSYLTELIDRFKRWKAEGHSDDESDSDGSDSESTSRENNTHPEWSFTTVRKKPDPKKLQNGAEQDLVQTLSCLSMIITPAFAELKQQDENNASRNQAIEELEKSIAVAEAACPGITDKMVKKLIEKFQKCSTDESP; this comes from the exons AATAATATAGCTGATCCAGAAGAGCTCTTCACAAAATTAGAACGCATTGGAAAAGGCTCCTTTGGAGAAGTTTTCAAAGGAATTGATAACCGTAGCCAGCAAGTGGTTGCTATTAAAATCATAGACCTTGAGGAAGCCGAGGATGAAATTGAAGACATTCAGCAAGAAATAACGGTTTTGAGTCAGTGTGACAGCTCATATGTAACGAAATACTATGGATCATATTTAAAG GGTTCAAAATTATGGATAATAATGGAATACCTGGGTGGCGGTTCAGCACTGGATCTT CTGCGAGCTGGTCCATTTGATGAGTTCCAGATCGCtaccatgctaaaggaaattttGAAAGGTCTGGACTACCTgcattctgaaaagaaaattcaCCGAGACATAAAAG CTGCCAACGTCTTGCTCTCAGAGCAAGGAGATGTGAAACTTGCTGACTTTGGAGTGGCTGGCCAGCTGACGGAtacacaaattaaaagaaatacctTTGTGGGAACACCATTTTGGATGGCTCCTGAAGTTATCCAGCAGTCAGCTTATGACTCAAAA GCTGACATTTGGTCACTGGGAATCACTGCTATTGAACTAGCCAAGGGAGAGCCACCTAACTCCGATATGCATCCAATGAGAGTTCTGTTTCTTATTCCAAAAAACAATCCTCCAACTCTTGTCGGAGACTTCACTAAGTCCTTTAAGGAGTTTATTGATGCTTGCCTGAACAAAGATCCATCATTT CGTCCTACAGCTAAAGAACTTCTGAAACATAAAttcattgtaaaaaattcaaagaagacTTCTTAtctgactgaactgatagatcGATTTAAgagatggaaggcagaaggacACAGCGATGATGAATCTGATTCTGACGGGTCTGATTC GGAGTCCACCAGCAGGGAAAATAATACTCATCCTGAATGGAGCTTTACCACTGTGCGAAAGAAGCCTGATCCTAAGAAACTACAGAATGGGGCA GAGCAAGATCTTGTACAAACCCTGAGCTGTTTGTCTATGATAATCACACCTGCATTTGCTGAA CTTAAACAGCAGGATGAGAATAatgcaagcaggaatcaggcaatcGAAGAACTGGAGAAAAGTATTGCCGTGGCCGAAGCTGCCTGTCCTGGCATTACAGATAAAATGGTGaagaaattaattgaaaaatttcaaaa gTGTTCGACAGATGAATCCCCCTAA